Below is a window of Bordetella genomosp. 9 DNA.
TTCGTCAGCCTGCCCAAGGAACGCGACCCGGTCCTGCGCGTCATGCCCATGCCCGCGGACGCCAATGTGCATGGCGATGTGTTCGGCGGCTGGATCATGGCCCAGGTGGACATTGCCGGGTCGATCCCGGCGGCACGCCGCGCAGCCGGCCGCGTGGCCACCATCGCCGTCAATAGTTTCCTGTTCAAGCAGCCCGTCTTCGTCGGCGACCTGTTGAGCCTGTACGCCGACGTGGTCAAGACAGGCACCACGTCCATCACCGTGTCCGTGGAAGTCTACGCCCAGCGCCAGCGCCTGGACGCCGAAGTCGTGAAGGTCACGGAAGCCACCCTGGTCTATGTCGCGACGGACGACGCCCGCCGCAGCCGTCCCCTGCCCGCACTATGACGGGCAAGCGCGTATGAC
It encodes the following:
- a CDS encoding acyl-CoA thioesterase — its product is MSASKTSPFVSLPKERDPVLRVMPMPADANVHGDVFGGWIMAQVDIAGSIPAARRAAGRVATIAVNSFLFKQPVFVGDLLSLYADVVKTGTTSITVSVEVYAQRQRLDAEVVKVTEATLVYVATDDARRSRPLPAL